The following proteins are co-located in the Meriones unguiculatus strain TT.TT164.6M chromosome 4, Bangor_MerUng_6.1, whole genome shotgun sequence genome:
- the Wfdc3 gene encoding WAP four-disulfide core domain protein 3 isoform X2, translating into MKCFACRARMYFAKEELELSAILLSELSGGCPADPLPCEKLCDGDTSCPQGHKCCSTGCGHACRGDIPGGRDGQCPRILIGLCIVNCMVDENCQPGEKCCKSGCGRFCAPALQLPKQLTDSNRTNGSNPELEARAP; encoded by the exons ATGAAATGTTTTGCTTGCCGTGCCAGAATGTACTTTGCAAAAGAAGAACTAGAGCTCTCTGCAATTCTGCTGTCCG AATTAAGTGGTGGATGTCCTGCTGACCCTCTTCCATGTGAGAAACTGTGTGATGGCGACACATCTTGTCCCCAAGGGCACAAGTGCTGCAGCACTGGCTGTGGCCATGCCTGCCGAGGAGACATTCCGGGAG GGCGGGATGGTCAATGCCCCCGAATTCTGATAGGCCTGTGTATTGTCAACTGCATGGTGGATGAGAACTGTCAACCTGGGGAAAAGTGCTGCAAGTCAGGCTGTGGCCGCTTCTGTGCCCCTGCACTCCAGCTACCCAAACAGCTCACAGACTCCAACAGGACCAATGGGTCGAATCCTGAGCTAG AGGCTCGAGCACCCTAG
- the Wfdc3 gene encoding WAP four-disulfide core domain protein 3 isoform X1 codes for MFCLPCQNVLCKRRTRALCNSAVRMLRYLFLMKALLALGFLAFWVTAGEHELSGGCPADPLPCEKLCDGDTSCPQGHKCCSTGCGHACRGDIPGGRDGQCPRILIGLCIVNCMVDENCQPGEKCCKSGCGRFCAPALQLPKQLTDSNRTNGSNPELEARAP; via the exons ATGTTTTGCTTGCCGTGCCAGAATGTACTTTGCAAAAGAAGAACTAGAGCTCTCTGCAATTCTGCTGTCCG GATGTTAAGATACCTCTTCCTCATGAAGGCACTTCTTGCTCTTGGGTTCCTGGCATTCTGGGTAACTGCAGGCGAGCACG AATTAAGTGGTGGATGTCCTGCTGACCCTCTTCCATGTGAGAAACTGTGTGATGGCGACACATCTTGTCCCCAAGGGCACAAGTGCTGCAGCACTGGCTGTGGCCATGCCTGCCGAGGAGACATTCCGGGAG GGCGGGATGGTCAATGCCCCCGAATTCTGATAGGCCTGTGTATTGTCAACTGCATGGTGGATGAGAACTGTCAACCTGGGGAAAAGTGCTGCAAGTCAGGCTGTGGCCGCTTCTGTGCCCCTGCACTCCAGCTACCCAAACAGCTCACAGACTCCAACAGGACCAATGGGTCGAATCCTGAGCTAG AGGCTCGAGCACCCTAG